A genomic segment from Eulemur rufifrons isolate Redbay chromosome 19, OSU_ERuf_1, whole genome shotgun sequence encodes:
- the LOC138399626 gene encoding glycerol-3-phosphate acyltransferase 2, mitochondrial isoform X3 encodes MLEGRLQTQQRSSCNGRETSLLSSGFGMKLEAVTPFLGKYRPFVGRCCQTCTPKSWESLFHRSIMDLGFCSVILVKEENTRFRGWLVRRLCYFLWSLEQRIPPRQDAPQKIVESTGVQKILSGKAPGGAGEGQMSDHVKKEVQRILGHIQAPPRPFLLRLFSWALLRFLNCLFLNVQLHKGQLKMVHKAAQEGLPLVLLSTHKSRLDGILLPFVLLSQGLGVLRVAWDPHACSPALRTLLRNLGGLFMPPEANLSLDSSEGVLARTVVHAASVPLGLWTGALAVLRSLHSCWGCSRRVCVRVHLAQPFSLQEYTINARSCWGSRQTLEQLLQPVVLGQCTAVPDTEKEQEWTPVTGPLLALRAEDQLLVRRLSRHVLNASVASSAVMSTAITAALLLFKHQKGVFLSKLLGEFSWLTEEILLRGFDVGFSGQLRCLVQHTLTLLRAHVALLRVHHGDLLVVPRPGPGLTHLARLSAELLPAFLSEAVGACAVRGLLAGRVPPEGPWEQQGVELLSQNELYRQILLLLHLLPQDLLLLQPCQSSYCYCQEVLDRLIQCGLLVAEETPSSRTACDTGRQRLSAKLLWKPSGDFTDSDSDDFEEAEGRYFRLSQQSRCPDFFLFLCRLLGPLLKAFAQAASFLHQGQLPDTESGYTEQLFQFLQATAQEEGTFECADSYLAISAIWTFRDLGVLQQTPSPAGPRLHLSPTFAIRDNQDKLEQFIRQFICN; translated from the exons ATGTTGGAAGGCAGACTCCAAACCCAGCAGAGGAGCAGCTGCAATGGCCGGGAG ACCAGCCTGTTGTCCTCAGGCTTTGGGATGAAACTGGAGGCTGTCACCCCATTCCTGGGGAAGTATCGCCCCTTTGTGGGTCGCTGCTGCCAGACCTGCACCCCCAAGAGCTGG GAGTCCCTCTTCCACAGAAGCATAATGGATCTAGGCTTCTGCAGCGTGATCCTGGTGAAGGAGGAGAACACCAG GTTCCGGGGCTGGCTGGTTCGGAGGCTCTGCTATTTTCTGTGGTCCCTGGAGCAGCGCATACCCCCCCGCCAGGATGCCCCACAGAAGATTGTGGAAAGCACTGG GGTGCAGAAAATTCTCTCAGGGAAGgccccaggaggggctggagaaGGCCAGATGTCTGACCATGTGAAGAAAGAGGTGCAGCGCATCCTGGGTCACATCCaggccccaccccgccccttccTGCTCAG GCTGTTCAGCTGGGCGCTGCTGCGGTTCCTGAACTGCCTCTTCCTGAATGTTCAGCTCCACAAGGGTCAGTTGAAGATGGTCCACAAGGCTGCCCAGGAG GGCTTGCCGCTTGTCCTCCTCTCTACTCACAAGTCCCGATTGGACGGGATCCTGCTGCCTTTTGTGCTGCTCTCCCAGGGCCTAGGCGTGCTCCGTGTGGCTTGGGACCCCCACGCCTGCTCCCCTGCCCTCAG AACTCTGCTGAGGAACCTTGGGGGGCTTTTCATGCCTCCAGAGGCCAACCTCTCCCTGGACAGCTCTGAGGGGGTCCTTGCAAGGACTGTGGTCCATGCG GCCTCAGTCCCCCTGGGGCTGTGGACAGGAGCCCTGGCTGTCCTGCGGAGCCTGCACAGCTGTTGGGGCTGCAGTCGCCGGGTCTGTGTCCGGGTGCACCTAGCCCAGCCCTTCTCTCTGCAG GAATACACCATCAACGCCAGGAGCTGCTGGGGCAGCAGGCAGACTCTGGAGCAGCTGCTGCAGCCCGTCGTGCTGGGCCAATG TACTGCTGTCCCAGACACTGAGAAGGAGCAGGAGTGGACCCCTGTAACTGGGCCCCTCCTGGCCCTCAGGGCGGAGGACCAGTTACTGGTCAGGAGACTGAGCCGTCACGTCCTGAATG ccagCGTGGCAAGCTCAGCGGTGATGAGCACGGCCATTACGGCGGCACTGCTGCTGTTCAAGCACCAGAAG GGCGTGTTCCTGTCGAAGCTCCTGGGGGAGTTCTCCTGGCTGACAGAGGAGATTCTGCTGCGTGGCTTTGATGTAGGCTTCTCGGGACAGCTGCGGTGTCTGGTGCAGCATACACTGACCCTGCTGCGGGCACACGTGGCCTTGCTGCGTGTCCACCACGGGGACTTGCTGGTGGTGCCGCGGCCTGGCCCAGGCCTCACTCACCTGGCACGCCTGAGTGCTGAGCTGCTGCCTGCCTTCCTAAGTGAGGCTGTGGGCG CCTGTGCTGTGCGGGGGCTGCTCGCAGGCAGAGTGCCGCCAGAGGGGCCCTGGGAGCAGCAAGGCGTAGAGCTGCTGAGCCAGAATGAGCTGTACCGCCAGATTCTGCTGCTGCTGCATTTGCTGCCACAagacctgctgctgctgcag CCCTGTCAGTCTTCCTACTGCTACTGTCAGGAGGTGCTGGACCGTCTCATCCAGTGCGGGCTCCTGGTTGCTGAGGAG ACCCCCAGCTCCCGGACAGCCTGCGACACAGGGCGACAGCGTTTGAGTGCAAAGCTGCTGTGGAAACCAAGTGGGGACTTTACTGATAGTGACAGCGATGACTTTGAGGAGGCTGAGGGCCGGTACTTCAGG CTCAGCCAACAGTCACGCTGCCCagacttcttcctcttcctctgccgcCTGCTCGGCCCGCTGCTCAAGGCCTTTGCGCAGgctgcctccttcctccatcaGGGCCAGCTGCCTGATACCG AGTCAGGCTACACGGAGCAGCTATTCCAGTTCTTGCAGGCCACTGCCCAGGAAGAAGGGACCTTTG AGTGTGCGGACTCATACCTCGCCATCAGTGCTATCTGGACCTTCAGAGACCTAGGG GTTCTGCAGCAGAcacccagccctgcaggccccAGGCTCCACCTGTCCCCTACTTTTGCTATCCGGGACAATCAGGACAAGCTGGAACAGTTCATCCGACAGTTCATTTGTAACTAG
- the LOC138399626 gene encoding glycerol-3-phosphate acyltransferase 2, mitochondrial isoform X2, with protein MLEGRLQTQQRSSCNGRETSLLSSGFGMKLEAVTPFLGKYRPFVGRCCQTCTPKSWESLFHRSIMDLGFCSVILVKEENTRFRGWLVRRLCYFLWSLEQRIPPRQDAPQKIVESTGVQKILSGKAPGGAGEGQMSDHVKKEVQRILGHIQAPPRPFLLRLFSWALLRFLNCLFLNVQLHKGQLKMVHKAAQEGLPLVLLSTHKSRLDGILLPFVLLSQGLGVLRVAWDPHACSPALRTLLRNLGGLFMPPEANLSLDSSEGVLARTVVHAVMEQLLVSGQPLLIFLEEPPGAQGPRLSALGQAWLGLVVQAVQGATVPDAMLVPVAITYDLVPDAPREIHHASVPLGLWTGALAVLRSLHSCWGCSRRVCVRVHLAQPFSLQEYTINARSCWGSRQTLEQLLQPVVLGQCTAVPDTEKEQEWTPVTGPLLALRAEDQLLVRRLSRHVLNASVASSAVMSTAITAALLLFKHQKGVFLSKLLGEFSWLTEEILLRGFDVGFSGQLRCLVQHTLTLLRAHVALLRVHHGDLLVVPRPGPGLTHLARLSAELLPAFLSEAVGACAVRGLLAGRVPPEGPWEQQGVELLSQNELYRQILLLLHLLPQDLLLLQPCQSSYCYCQEVLDRLIQCGLLVAEETPSSRTACDTGRQRLSAKLLWKPSGDFTDSDSDDFEEAEGRSANSHAAQTSSSSSAACSARCSRPLRRLPPSSIRASCLIPSQATRSSYSSSCRPLPRKKGPLSVRTHTSPSVLSGPSET; from the exons ATGTTGGAAGGCAGACTCCAAACCCAGCAGAGGAGCAGCTGCAATGGCCGGGAG ACCAGCCTGTTGTCCTCAGGCTTTGGGATGAAACTGGAGGCTGTCACCCCATTCCTGGGGAAGTATCGCCCCTTTGTGGGTCGCTGCTGCCAGACCTGCACCCCCAAGAGCTGG GAGTCCCTCTTCCACAGAAGCATAATGGATCTAGGCTTCTGCAGCGTGATCCTGGTGAAGGAGGAGAACACCAG GTTCCGGGGCTGGCTGGTTCGGAGGCTCTGCTATTTTCTGTGGTCCCTGGAGCAGCGCATACCCCCCCGCCAGGATGCCCCACAGAAGATTGTGGAAAGCACTGG GGTGCAGAAAATTCTCTCAGGGAAGgccccaggaggggctggagaaGGCCAGATGTCTGACCATGTGAAGAAAGAGGTGCAGCGCATCCTGGGTCACATCCaggccccaccccgccccttccTGCTCAG GCTGTTCAGCTGGGCGCTGCTGCGGTTCCTGAACTGCCTCTTCCTGAATGTTCAGCTCCACAAGGGTCAGTTGAAGATGGTCCACAAGGCTGCCCAGGAG GGCTTGCCGCTTGTCCTCCTCTCTACTCACAAGTCCCGATTGGACGGGATCCTGCTGCCTTTTGTGCTGCTCTCCCAGGGCCTAGGCGTGCTCCGTGTGGCTTGGGACCCCCACGCCTGCTCCCCTGCCCTCAG AACTCTGCTGAGGAACCTTGGGGGGCTTTTCATGCCTCCAGAGGCCAACCTCTCCCTGGACAGCTCTGAGGGGGTCCTTGCAAGGACTGTGGTCCATGCG GTCATGGAGCAGCTGCTGGTCAGTGGGCAGCCTCTGCTCATCTTCCTGGAGGAGCCCCCTGGGGCCCAGGGACCACGGCTAtcagccctgggccaggcctggctgggaCTGGTGGTACAGGCGGTCCAGGGGGCCACTGTCCCAGATGCTATGTTGGTGCCAGTGGCCATCACCTATGACCTGGTTCCAGATGCACCACGTGAAATACACCAT GCCTCAGTCCCCCTGGGGCTGTGGACAGGAGCCCTGGCTGTCCTGCGGAGCCTGCACAGCTGTTGGGGCTGCAGTCGCCGGGTCTGTGTCCGGGTGCACCTAGCCCAGCCCTTCTCTCTGCAG GAATACACCATCAACGCCAGGAGCTGCTGGGGCAGCAGGCAGACTCTGGAGCAGCTGCTGCAGCCCGTCGTGCTGGGCCAATG TACTGCTGTCCCAGACACTGAGAAGGAGCAGGAGTGGACCCCTGTAACTGGGCCCCTCCTGGCCCTCAGGGCGGAGGACCAGTTACTGGTCAGGAGACTGAGCCGTCACGTCCTGAATG ccagCGTGGCAAGCTCAGCGGTGATGAGCACGGCCATTACGGCGGCACTGCTGCTGTTCAAGCACCAGAAG GGCGTGTTCCTGTCGAAGCTCCTGGGGGAGTTCTCCTGGCTGACAGAGGAGATTCTGCTGCGTGGCTTTGATGTAGGCTTCTCGGGACAGCTGCGGTGTCTGGTGCAGCATACACTGACCCTGCTGCGGGCACACGTGGCCTTGCTGCGTGTCCACCACGGGGACTTGCTGGTGGTGCCGCGGCCTGGCCCAGGCCTCACTCACCTGGCACGCCTGAGTGCTGAGCTGCTGCCTGCCTTCCTAAGTGAGGCTGTGGGCG CCTGTGCTGTGCGGGGGCTGCTCGCAGGCAGAGTGCCGCCAGAGGGGCCCTGGGAGCAGCAAGGCGTAGAGCTGCTGAGCCAGAATGAGCTGTACCGCCAGATTCTGCTGCTGCTGCATTTGCTGCCACAagacctgctgctgctgcag CCCTGTCAGTCTTCCTACTGCTACTGTCAGGAGGTGCTGGACCGTCTCATCCAGTGCGGGCTCCTGGTTGCTGAGGAG ACCCCCAGCTCCCGGACAGCCTGCGACACAGGGCGACAGCGTTTGAGTGCAAAGCTGCTGTGGAAACCAAGTGGGGACTTTACTGATAGTGACAGCGATGACTTTGAGGAGGCTGAGGGCCG CTCAGCCAACAGTCACGCTGCCCagacttcttcctcttcctctgccgcCTGCTCGGCCCGCTGCTCAAGGCCTTTGCGCAGgctgcctccttcctccatcaGGGCCAGCTGCCTGATACCG AGTCAGGCTACACGGAGCAGCTATTCCAGTTCTTGCAGGCCACTGCCCAGGAAGAAGGGACCTTTG AGTGTGCGGACTCATACCTCGCCATCAGTGCTATCTGGACCTTCAGAGACCTAG
- the LOC138399626 gene encoding glycerol-3-phosphate acyltransferase 2, mitochondrial isoform X1, producing MLEGRLQTQQRSSCNGRETSLLSSGFGMKLEAVTPFLGKYRPFVGRCCQTCTPKSWESLFHRSIMDLGFCSVILVKEENTRFRGWLVRRLCYFLWSLEQRIPPRQDAPQKIVESTGVQKILSGKAPGGAGEGQMSDHVKKEVQRILGHIQAPPRPFLLRLFSWALLRFLNCLFLNVQLHKGQLKMVHKAAQEGLPLVLLSTHKSRLDGILLPFVLLSQGLGVLRVAWDPHACSPALRTLLRNLGGLFMPPEANLSLDSSEGVLARTVVHAVMEQLLVSGQPLLIFLEEPPGAQGPRLSALGQAWLGLVVQAVQGATVPDAMLVPVAITYDLVPDAPREIHHASVPLGLWTGALAVLRSLHSCWGCSRRVCVRVHLAQPFSLQEYTINARSCWGSRQTLEQLLQPVVLGQCTAVPDTEKEQEWTPVTGPLLALRAEDQLLVRRLSRHVLNASVASSAVMSTAITAALLLFKHQKGVFLSKLLGEFSWLTEEILLRGFDVGFSGQLRCLVQHTLTLLRAHVALLRVHHGDLLVVPRPGPGLTHLARLSAELLPAFLSEAVGACAVRGLLAGRVPPEGPWEQQGVELLSQNELYRQILLLLHLLPQDLLLLQPCQSSYCYCQEVLDRLIQCGLLVAEETPSSRTACDTGRQRLSAKLLWKPSGDFTDSDSDDFEEAEGRYFRLSQQSRCPDFFLFLCRLLGPLLKAFAQAASFLHQGQLPDTESGYTEQLFQFLQATAQEEGTFECADSYLAISAIWTFRDLGVLQQTPSPAGPRLHLSPTFAIRDNQDKLEQFIRQFICN from the exons ATGTTGGAAGGCAGACTCCAAACCCAGCAGAGGAGCAGCTGCAATGGCCGGGAG ACCAGCCTGTTGTCCTCAGGCTTTGGGATGAAACTGGAGGCTGTCACCCCATTCCTGGGGAAGTATCGCCCCTTTGTGGGTCGCTGCTGCCAGACCTGCACCCCCAAGAGCTGG GAGTCCCTCTTCCACAGAAGCATAATGGATCTAGGCTTCTGCAGCGTGATCCTGGTGAAGGAGGAGAACACCAG GTTCCGGGGCTGGCTGGTTCGGAGGCTCTGCTATTTTCTGTGGTCCCTGGAGCAGCGCATACCCCCCCGCCAGGATGCCCCACAGAAGATTGTGGAAAGCACTGG GGTGCAGAAAATTCTCTCAGGGAAGgccccaggaggggctggagaaGGCCAGATGTCTGACCATGTGAAGAAAGAGGTGCAGCGCATCCTGGGTCACATCCaggccccaccccgccccttccTGCTCAG GCTGTTCAGCTGGGCGCTGCTGCGGTTCCTGAACTGCCTCTTCCTGAATGTTCAGCTCCACAAGGGTCAGTTGAAGATGGTCCACAAGGCTGCCCAGGAG GGCTTGCCGCTTGTCCTCCTCTCTACTCACAAGTCCCGATTGGACGGGATCCTGCTGCCTTTTGTGCTGCTCTCCCAGGGCCTAGGCGTGCTCCGTGTGGCTTGGGACCCCCACGCCTGCTCCCCTGCCCTCAG AACTCTGCTGAGGAACCTTGGGGGGCTTTTCATGCCTCCAGAGGCCAACCTCTCCCTGGACAGCTCTGAGGGGGTCCTTGCAAGGACTGTGGTCCATGCG GTCATGGAGCAGCTGCTGGTCAGTGGGCAGCCTCTGCTCATCTTCCTGGAGGAGCCCCCTGGGGCCCAGGGACCACGGCTAtcagccctgggccaggcctggctgggaCTGGTGGTACAGGCGGTCCAGGGGGCCACTGTCCCAGATGCTATGTTGGTGCCAGTGGCCATCACCTATGACCTGGTTCCAGATGCACCACGTGAAATACACCAT GCCTCAGTCCCCCTGGGGCTGTGGACAGGAGCCCTGGCTGTCCTGCGGAGCCTGCACAGCTGTTGGGGCTGCAGTCGCCGGGTCTGTGTCCGGGTGCACCTAGCCCAGCCCTTCTCTCTGCAG GAATACACCATCAACGCCAGGAGCTGCTGGGGCAGCAGGCAGACTCTGGAGCAGCTGCTGCAGCCCGTCGTGCTGGGCCAATG TACTGCTGTCCCAGACACTGAGAAGGAGCAGGAGTGGACCCCTGTAACTGGGCCCCTCCTGGCCCTCAGGGCGGAGGACCAGTTACTGGTCAGGAGACTGAGCCGTCACGTCCTGAATG ccagCGTGGCAAGCTCAGCGGTGATGAGCACGGCCATTACGGCGGCACTGCTGCTGTTCAAGCACCAGAAG GGCGTGTTCCTGTCGAAGCTCCTGGGGGAGTTCTCCTGGCTGACAGAGGAGATTCTGCTGCGTGGCTTTGATGTAGGCTTCTCGGGACAGCTGCGGTGTCTGGTGCAGCATACACTGACCCTGCTGCGGGCACACGTGGCCTTGCTGCGTGTCCACCACGGGGACTTGCTGGTGGTGCCGCGGCCTGGCCCAGGCCTCACTCACCTGGCACGCCTGAGTGCTGAGCTGCTGCCTGCCTTCCTAAGTGAGGCTGTGGGCG CCTGTGCTGTGCGGGGGCTGCTCGCAGGCAGAGTGCCGCCAGAGGGGCCCTGGGAGCAGCAAGGCGTAGAGCTGCTGAGCCAGAATGAGCTGTACCGCCAGATTCTGCTGCTGCTGCATTTGCTGCCACAagacctgctgctgctgcag CCCTGTCAGTCTTCCTACTGCTACTGTCAGGAGGTGCTGGACCGTCTCATCCAGTGCGGGCTCCTGGTTGCTGAGGAG ACCCCCAGCTCCCGGACAGCCTGCGACACAGGGCGACAGCGTTTGAGTGCAAAGCTGCTGTGGAAACCAAGTGGGGACTTTACTGATAGTGACAGCGATGACTTTGAGGAGGCTGAGGGCCGGTACTTCAGG CTCAGCCAACAGTCACGCTGCCCagacttcttcctcttcctctgccgcCTGCTCGGCCCGCTGCTCAAGGCCTTTGCGCAGgctgcctccttcctccatcaGGGCCAGCTGCCTGATACCG AGTCAGGCTACACGGAGCAGCTATTCCAGTTCTTGCAGGCCACTGCCCAGGAAGAAGGGACCTTTG AGTGTGCGGACTCATACCTCGCCATCAGTGCTATCTGGACCTTCAGAGACCTAGGG GTTCTGCAGCAGAcacccagccctgcaggccccAGGCTCCACCTGTCCCCTACTTTTGCTATCCGGGACAATCAGGACAAGCTGGAACAGTTCATCCGACAGTTCATTTGTAACTAG
- the LOC138399626 gene encoding glycerol-3-phosphate acyltransferase 2, mitochondrial isoform X4: MLEGRLQTQQRSSCNGRETSLLSSGFGMKLEAVTPFLGKYRPFVGRCCQTCTPKSWESLFHRSIMDLGFCSVILVKEENTRFRGWLVRRLCYFLWSLEQRIPPRQDAPQKIVESTGVQKILSGKAPGGAGEGQMSDHVKKEVQRILGHIQAPPRPFLLRLFSWALLRFLNCLFLNVQLHKGQLKMVHKAAQEGLPLVLLSTHKSRLDGILLPFVLLSQGLGVLRVAWDPHACSPALRTLLRNLGGLFMPPEANLSLDSSEGVLARTVVHAASVPLGLWTGALAVLRSLHSCWGCSRRVCVRVHLAQPFSLQEYTINARSCWGSRQTLEQLLQPVVLGQCTAVPDTEKEQEWTPVTGPLLALRAEDQLLVRRLSRHVLNASVASSAVMSTAITAALLLFKHQKLLGEFSWLTEEILLRGFDVGFSGQLRCLVQHTLTLLRAHVALLRVHHGDLLVVPRPGPGLTHLARLSAELLPAFLSEAVGACAVRGLLAGRVPPEGPWEQQGVELLSQNELYRQILLLLHLLPQDLLLLQPCQSSYCYCQEVLDRLIQCGLLVAEETPSSRTACDTGRQRLSAKLLWKPSGDFTDSDSDDFEEAEGRYFRLSQQSRCPDFFLFLCRLLGPLLKAFAQAASFLHQGQLPDTESGYTEQLFQFLQATAQEEGTFECADSYLAISAIWTFRDLGVLQQTPSPAGPRLHLSPTFAIRDNQDKLEQFIRQFICN, translated from the exons ATGTTGGAAGGCAGACTCCAAACCCAGCAGAGGAGCAGCTGCAATGGCCGGGAG ACCAGCCTGTTGTCCTCAGGCTTTGGGATGAAACTGGAGGCTGTCACCCCATTCCTGGGGAAGTATCGCCCCTTTGTGGGTCGCTGCTGCCAGACCTGCACCCCCAAGAGCTGG GAGTCCCTCTTCCACAGAAGCATAATGGATCTAGGCTTCTGCAGCGTGATCCTGGTGAAGGAGGAGAACACCAG GTTCCGGGGCTGGCTGGTTCGGAGGCTCTGCTATTTTCTGTGGTCCCTGGAGCAGCGCATACCCCCCCGCCAGGATGCCCCACAGAAGATTGTGGAAAGCACTGG GGTGCAGAAAATTCTCTCAGGGAAGgccccaggaggggctggagaaGGCCAGATGTCTGACCATGTGAAGAAAGAGGTGCAGCGCATCCTGGGTCACATCCaggccccaccccgccccttccTGCTCAG GCTGTTCAGCTGGGCGCTGCTGCGGTTCCTGAACTGCCTCTTCCTGAATGTTCAGCTCCACAAGGGTCAGTTGAAGATGGTCCACAAGGCTGCCCAGGAG GGCTTGCCGCTTGTCCTCCTCTCTACTCACAAGTCCCGATTGGACGGGATCCTGCTGCCTTTTGTGCTGCTCTCCCAGGGCCTAGGCGTGCTCCGTGTGGCTTGGGACCCCCACGCCTGCTCCCCTGCCCTCAG AACTCTGCTGAGGAACCTTGGGGGGCTTTTCATGCCTCCAGAGGCCAACCTCTCCCTGGACAGCTCTGAGGGGGTCCTTGCAAGGACTGTGGTCCATGCG GCCTCAGTCCCCCTGGGGCTGTGGACAGGAGCCCTGGCTGTCCTGCGGAGCCTGCACAGCTGTTGGGGCTGCAGTCGCCGGGTCTGTGTCCGGGTGCACCTAGCCCAGCCCTTCTCTCTGCAG GAATACACCATCAACGCCAGGAGCTGCTGGGGCAGCAGGCAGACTCTGGAGCAGCTGCTGCAGCCCGTCGTGCTGGGCCAATG TACTGCTGTCCCAGACACTGAGAAGGAGCAGGAGTGGACCCCTGTAACTGGGCCCCTCCTGGCCCTCAGGGCGGAGGACCAGTTACTGGTCAGGAGACTGAGCCGTCACGTCCTGAATG ccagCGTGGCAAGCTCAGCGGTGATGAGCACGGCCATTACGGCGGCACTGCTGCTGTTCAAGCACCAGAAG CTCCTGGGGGAGTTCTCCTGGCTGACAGAGGAGATTCTGCTGCGTGGCTTTGATGTAGGCTTCTCGGGACAGCTGCGGTGTCTGGTGCAGCATACACTGACCCTGCTGCGGGCACACGTGGCCTTGCTGCGTGTCCACCACGGGGACTTGCTGGTGGTGCCGCGGCCTGGCCCAGGCCTCACTCACCTGGCACGCCTGAGTGCTGAGCTGCTGCCTGCCTTCCTAAGTGAGGCTGTGGGCG CCTGTGCTGTGCGGGGGCTGCTCGCAGGCAGAGTGCCGCCAGAGGGGCCCTGGGAGCAGCAAGGCGTAGAGCTGCTGAGCCAGAATGAGCTGTACCGCCAGATTCTGCTGCTGCTGCATTTGCTGCCACAagacctgctgctgctgcag CCCTGTCAGTCTTCCTACTGCTACTGTCAGGAGGTGCTGGACCGTCTCATCCAGTGCGGGCTCCTGGTTGCTGAGGAG ACCCCCAGCTCCCGGACAGCCTGCGACACAGGGCGACAGCGTTTGAGTGCAAAGCTGCTGTGGAAACCAAGTGGGGACTTTACTGATAGTGACAGCGATGACTTTGAGGAGGCTGAGGGCCGGTACTTCAGG CTCAGCCAACAGTCACGCTGCCCagacttcttcctcttcctctgccgcCTGCTCGGCCCGCTGCTCAAGGCCTTTGCGCAGgctgcctccttcctccatcaGGGCCAGCTGCCTGATACCG AGTCAGGCTACACGGAGCAGCTATTCCAGTTCTTGCAGGCCACTGCCCAGGAAGAAGGGACCTTTG AGTGTGCGGACTCATACCTCGCCATCAGTGCTATCTGGACCTTCAGAGACCTAGGG GTTCTGCAGCAGAcacccagccctgcaggccccAGGCTCCACCTGTCCCCTACTTTTGCTATCCGGGACAATCAGGACAAGCTGGAACAGTTCATCCGACAGTTCATTTGTAACTAG